The following coding sequences are from one Triticum aestivum cultivar Chinese Spring chromosome 5A, IWGSC CS RefSeq v2.1, whole genome shotgun sequence window:
- the LOC123102361 gene encoding uncharacterized protein isoform X2: MAWRGAASRTVLAAVRRPAPSAALGGLRAPPPFAAPRRRIPSPFAPSHSTSPLGAARPLAAMMGSPLTAAVVLGRMTAHPSASARACCELSQGNGDDG, translated from the exons ATGGCGTGGCGCGGCGCTGCGTCCCGCACCGTCCTCGCCGCGGTCCGCCGCCCGGcaccctccgccgcgctcggcggCCTCCGCGCCCCTCCTCCCTTCGCGGCCCCGCGCCGCCggatcccttcccccttcgccCCCTCCCACTCCACCTCCCCGCTCGGGGCCGCACG GCCCCTGGCGGCCATGATGGGGTCGCCGCTGACGGCGGCGGTGGTGCTAGGGCGGATGACGGCGCACCCGTCTGCCAGCGCCCGGGCCTGCTGCGAGCTCTCCCAGG GAAATGGGGACGATGGTTGA
- the LOC123102361 gene encoding uncharacterized protein isoform X1, translated as MAWRGAASRTVLAAVRRPAPSAALGGLRAPPPFAAPRRRIPSPFAPSHSTSPLGAARPLAAMMGSPLTAAVVLGRMTAHPSASARACCELSQGNGKDG; from the exons ATGGCGTGGCGCGGCGCTGCGTCCCGCACCGTCCTCGCCGCGGTCCGCCGCCCGGcaccctccgccgcgctcggcggCCTCCGCGCCCCTCCTCCCTTCGCGGCCCCGCGCCGCCggatcccttcccccttcgccCCCTCCCACTCCACCTCCCCGCTCGGGGCCGCACG GCCCCTGGCGGCCATGATGGGGTCGCCGCTGACGGCGGCGGTGGTGCTAGGGCGGATGACGGCGCACCCGTCTGCCAGCGCCCGGGCCTGCTGCGAGCTCTCCCAGG GGAATGGAAAAGATGGGTGA
- the LOC123102361 gene encoding uncharacterized protein isoform X3: MAWRGAASRTVLAAVRRPAPSAALGGLRAPPPFAAPRRRIPSPFAPSHSTSPLGAARPLAAMMGSPLTAAVVLGRMTAHPSASARACCELSQGT; encoded by the exons ATGGCGTGGCGCGGCGCTGCGTCCCGCACCGTCCTCGCCGCGGTCCGCCGCCCGGcaccctccgccgcgctcggcggCCTCCGCGCCCCTCCTCCCTTCGCGGCCCCGCGCCGCCggatcccttcccccttcgccCCCTCCCACTCCACCTCCCCGCTCGGGGCCGCACG GCCCCTGGCGGCCATGATGGGGTCGCCGCTGACGGCGGCGGTGGTGCTAGGGCGGATGACGGCGCACCCGTCTGCCAGCGCCCGGGCCTGCTGCGAGCTCTCCCAGG GTACTTGA
- the LOC123102362 gene encoding B3 domain-containing protein Os12g0592300 isoform X1 — MVVAGELMVDGKGRCGRCREWQEHYYWEHMEDVSKISFFKFMTGDFQQRISIPEKIANNFIGKITNGGFTLKAPSGEEWRVGVEKIADELFFMPGWVEFARAHELQENDLLFFKCSGNGSFDVLIFDAGGCEKVSCFFASKKGTNMRKQFDNIVCQHGEEHCILSDSNDTSMPLSQLIRSTHKASTSKKPRKETESPKNNNYFLKNEAVEEEEESDDHHTESDYYYYSRFANCLSEDDREEIFGLASIQLGNPVYVAVLQKTHVRRTNNFLIVPSKFAADHLEGRSHEMLLLRPNRKEKWYLKYYHGSVTRGFNCRRWSKFVRDNRLREGYVCVFELMKGARKATMTVHVLRKVDDKFVLLG, encoded by the exons ATGGTGGTGGCAGGTGAGTTGATGGTGGATGGGAAGGGAAGGTGTGGGAGGTGCAGGGAGTGGCAGGAGCACTACTACTGGGAGCACATGGAGGATGTGAGCAAGATCAGCTTCTTCAAGTTCATGACAGGAGATTTTCAGCAGCGCATT AGCATACCAGAGAAGATTGCCAACAATTTCATCGGGAAGATCACCAATGGAGGATTCACACTCAAAGCACCAAGCGGCGAGGAATGGCGCGTTGGTGTCGAAAAGATTGCCGATGAGCTGTTCTTCATGCCAGGATGGGTGGAATTTGCCAGGGCTCACGAACTGCAGGAGAATGACCTCTTGTTCTTCAAATGCAGTGGCAATGGCTCCTTTGATGTACTCATCTTTGACGCAGGTGGCTGCGAGAAGGTTTCATGTTTCTTTGCCAGTAAAAAGGGTACCAACATGCGCAAACAGTTTGATAACATTGTGTGTCAACACGGTGAAGAGCACTGCATTTTGAGTGATTCTAATGATACTAGCATGCCACTATCTCAGCTGATTCGGTCTACTCACAAGGCCTCTACTTCAAAGAAACCAA GGAAAGAGACTGAATCTCCAAAGAACAACAACTATTTTCTTAAGAATGAGgcagtagaggaagaagaggaaagtgaTGACCACCACACTGAAtccgactactactactactcaagGTTTGCAAATTGCCTGAGTGAAGATGATCGAGAGGAAATATTCGGGCTGGCATCAATTCAATTAGGCAACCCTGTGTATGTGGCTGTCCTGCAGAAGACTCATGTTCGCCGCACGAACAACTTCTtg ATCGTCCCAAGCAAATTTGCAGCTGATCATCTCGAGGGGAGATCACATGAGATGCTGCTTCTCAGGCCAAACAGAAAAGAGAAATGGTATCTGAAGTACTACCACGGGAGTGTCACCCGAGGCTTCAACTGCCGGCGCTGGAGCAAGTTTGTTCGTGACAATAGGCTGCGCGAGGGCTACGTGTGCGTCTTCGAGCTGATGAAAGGCGCGAGGAAGGCGACGATGACCGTTCACGTCCTTCGGAAGGTGGACGACAAGTTTGTTCTACTGGGCTAA
- the LOC123102362 gene encoding B3 domain-containing protein Os12g0592300 isoform X2 produces the protein MVDGKGRCGRCREWQEHYYWEHMEDVSKISFFKFMTGDFQQRISIPEKIANNFIGKITNGGFTLKAPSGEEWRVGVEKIADELFFMPGWVEFARAHELQENDLLFFKCSGNGSFDVLIFDAGGCEKVSCFFASKKGTNMRKQFDNIVCQHGEEHCILSDSNDTSMPLSQLIRSTHKASTSKKPRKETESPKNNNYFLKNEAVEEEEESDDHHTESDYYYYSRFANCLSEDDREEIFGLASIQLGNPVYVAVLQKTHVRRTNNFLIVPSKFAADHLEGRSHEMLLLRPNRKEKWYLKYYHGSVTRGFNCRRWSKFVRDNRLREGYVCVFELMKGARKATMTVHVLRKVDDKFVLLG, from the exons ATGGTGGATGGGAAGGGAAGGTGTGGGAGGTGCAGGGAGTGGCAGGAGCACTACTACTGGGAGCACATGGAGGATGTGAGCAAGATCAGCTTCTTCAAGTTCATGACAGGAGATTTTCAGCAGCGCATT AGCATACCAGAGAAGATTGCCAACAATTTCATCGGGAAGATCACCAATGGAGGATTCACACTCAAAGCACCAAGCGGCGAGGAATGGCGCGTTGGTGTCGAAAAGATTGCCGATGAGCTGTTCTTCATGCCAGGATGGGTGGAATTTGCCAGGGCTCACGAACTGCAGGAGAATGACCTCTTGTTCTTCAAATGCAGTGGCAATGGCTCCTTTGATGTACTCATCTTTGACGCAGGTGGCTGCGAGAAGGTTTCATGTTTCTTTGCCAGTAAAAAGGGTACCAACATGCGCAAACAGTTTGATAACATTGTGTGTCAACACGGTGAAGAGCACTGCATTTTGAGTGATTCTAATGATACTAGCATGCCACTATCTCAGCTGATTCGGTCTACTCACAAGGCCTCTACTTCAAAGAAACCAA GGAAAGAGACTGAATCTCCAAAGAACAACAACTATTTTCTTAAGAATGAGgcagtagaggaagaagaggaaagtgaTGACCACCACACTGAAtccgactactactactactcaagGTTTGCAAATTGCCTGAGTGAAGATGATCGAGAGGAAATATTCGGGCTGGCATCAATTCAATTAGGCAACCCTGTGTATGTGGCTGTCCTGCAGAAGACTCATGTTCGCCGCACGAACAACTTCTtg ATCGTCCCAAGCAAATTTGCAGCTGATCATCTCGAGGGGAGATCACATGAGATGCTGCTTCTCAGGCCAAACAGAAAAGAGAAATGGTATCTGAAGTACTACCACGGGAGTGTCACCCGAGGCTTCAACTGCCGGCGCTGGAGCAAGTTTGTTCGTGACAATAGGCTGCGCGAGGGCTACGTGTGCGTCTTCGAGCTGATGAAAGGCGCGAGGAAGGCGACGATGACCGTTCACGTCCTTCGGAAGGTGGACGACAAGTTTGTTCTACTGGGCTAA
- the LOC123102363 gene encoding B3 domain-containing protein Os12g0592300 codes for MMVDEKGRCGRCREWQEHYYWEHMEDVSKISFSKLMTGDFQQRISIPEKIANNFIGKIANGGFTLKAPSGEEWRVGVEKIADKRFFMPGWEEFAMAHELQENELLLFKCSGNCSFDVLIFDASGCEKVSCFFANKKGINMRKQFDNIVSQHGQEHCILSDSDDTSMPLSQLVRSTHKASTSKKPRKENGSPNSSNYYLKNEVEQEEESDDDHTESNNYYYSRIANCLSEDEREEIFRQISIQSGNPVYVVVLQKAHVRPANNLLIISSKFAADHLQGRSYEMLLLRPNRKEKWCLKYYHSRVTRGFNSRRWNKFVRDNMLREGYVCIFELMKGARKATMTVHVLRKVDDKFVLLG; via the exons ATGATGGTGGATGAGAAGGGAAGGTGTGGGAGGTGCAGGGAGTGGCAGGAGCACTACTACTGGGAGCACATGGAGGATGTGAGCAAGATCAGCTTCTCCAAGCTCATGACAGGAGATTTTCAGCAGCGCATT AGCATACCGGAGAAGATTGCCAACAATTTCATCGGGAAGATCGCCAATGGAGGATTCACCCTCAAAGCACCAAGCGGTGAGGAATGGCGCGTTGGTGTCGAAAAGATTGCCGATAAGCGGTTCTTCATGCCAGGATGGGAGGAATTTGCCATGGCTCACGAACTGCAGGAGAACGAGCTCCTGCTCTTCAAATGCAGTGGCAATTGTTCCTTTGATGTACTCATCTTTGACGCGAGCGGCTGCGAGAAGGTTTCATGTTTCTTTGCCAATAAAAAGGGTATCAATATGCGCAAACAGTTTGATAACATTGTGAGTCAACACGGACAAGAGCACTGCATTTTGAGTGattctgacgatactagcatgccaCTATCGCAGCTGGTTCGGTCTACTCACAAGGCCTCCACTTCAAAGAAACCAA GGAAAGAGAATGGATCTCCAAACAGCAGCAACTATTATCTTAAGAACGAGGTGGAGCAAGAAGAGGAAAGTGATGACGACCACACTGAATCCAACAACTACTACTACTCAAGGATTGCCAATTGCCTGAGCGAAGATGAACGAGAGGAAATATTCAGGCAGATATCAATTCAGTCAGGCAACCCTGTATATGTGGTTGTCCTGCAGAAGGCTCACGTTCGCCCTGCAAACAACTTACTG ATCATCTCCAGCAAATTTGCAGCTGATCATCTTCAGGGGAGATCATATGAGATGCTGCTTCTCAGGCCAAACAGGAAAGAGAAATGGTGTCTGAAGTACTACCACAGCAGGGTCACCCGAGGCTTCAACAGCCGGCGCTGGAACAAGTTTGTTCGTGATAATATGCTGCGCGAGGGCTACGTCTGCATCTTCGAGCTGATGAAAGGCGCGAGGAAGGCGACGATGACGGTCCACGTCCTTCGGAAGGTGGACGACAAGTTTGTTCTACTGGGCTAA